aaattaatttttttttaaattcatattttaaatatttaaaaaaatattttaaaattattttattataatataattcttataattaaaatttattaaatttacttttaaattattttttaattaatatatatatataaaaaaaatttctccACCACAGTTTTAACAATACactaaataaagattaattattaGGTGTACTCGGTACATTAAAAAATAGTGCTCATTCTCTCACAAAAAGTGAATTTTTCCTATTATATAAAAAATGAATCTCACATAATTATGAGAAGATATATGTACAATTAGGTGCACCTAATAATCCATCCTAAATAAATGTTGAGAATTTTCCTAAAGCATTTTAAACGTTAACAGAATAATTTCTACGTGGCTTAAGGACAGTGGTTCGAGTCCAATGTACCTAGATGGTCAAGGTGATGGCTTTCAGGCTCAGAAAGCCCTTTTCATATTctgtcactttctttcttttttttttttaaatgtttctTTTACAATTTTTTACATTTATTGTGCAAAAATAGAGAGAGGCATAAGCTTTATCGTCACAAGTGTGTGTCGATTGACAATTACTGAAGTGGTGCAAATACATGCAGCTCATCTAATTATTCATATCTTCTTCTTATTTTGCTTTTAACCCTTTTCAATTAATTCTGTCACAACTTacatttgagttttttttttttccctcaggGTCGTAATTAAACTTGTATTCTGCTATTCCCCTCCTGCCCTTGAAAGAAGAAAGAGTCAAGTTTTTCCAAGGCGGCTGCGTTTGTTTTCAACTTTATTTTTTACTCCGTCCACCAAATATGAGGTCACTATAAATTTCGTGCAATCACAGATTTAATTCGATAATAAAAGAAAGATAAAGTCTTgtgatttattatttttttttttatctcaacaTATAAagagatttatttatttaaaaatttattatttttataataaaaaaatatatctatTATTATATAAGCacaacattattattattaaattttcaattcattGAATTGAAAAAACGCAATCTCTTCTCATTGGGAAAAATGATGGATAGGTCATAGGTGAAGACAATTCCATTGAAAGGACAATGGGAGGTACAAAGTCAAACagacaaattaaaaaaattataattcatgcAAAAATGTATTAAATATTGGAAAAGCAAGATGCTTATTGGATCTTGGAGCCCCGGCCTTTGATCCTTCCGGTCCCCAAATTCATCCTGCGTTATCttcttatatttaaatattaattttcaacaGTACTCAATAATCAGTGCATTTTATAAaaggataaattataattaagtttaaaaaatatagtaaaatttataaattaaatattaatttcttttttaataataatttaatctctaaatttaaaattttattaataaattagttcTTTTCATTTAAGTGATCATTAATTGCattcaatattttttaattttaaaaaattaatttataaatttttttattataattaatttaattgaaactCAAACTTgatacttaaaattttattttattaataaaataattttatatttatatagttatttattttaattttaaataattatatatttatattaaatatttttaaatttataattgtttaataaaataattataacgaataatatttttttaaattatcaaatattttatattatagtctataattttgtaaaaaaatgtattttatttatagcaatatattttaataaataattataaaaaaattaacaagattttcaagaaaaaaaattgtaTCAAAAAGTTTATTTTGTATATGatctaatataatttattttgataatatataaatataaaattaaaatataagaattattttgctaataaaataaaatttcaaatattaaatCATTTCAAACTAAAAAATAGTTAATGGcagaaattaatttattaatataatttaaatttaaaaatttaattattacgaaaaATAAATCaagattttaattgtaatttattattaatagttgtctgtttctaaaataataataataataatagttgtcTGAAGTTGTACGAAATAATTATTAACGTACTTAACATCTCATTGTTtccatttaaaaaattattagccCCGGAcgtcctttcattttcttataatcaatttatcaataatttttttaataatattaaattaaatatatatatatatattcaaactcgatacaatataattataatactaTTAAGTTAaagtttatttatattttcactttatatattcgaatttcgaatttttctttttaagtttTACATTAAAAGGGAAAAGTAAAATTTTGAtaataaatttaaagaaaaaaattttataaatagtaattaaaatttttaaataaaatatttgaaattaccaacattttttttttaaaaaaatagcaAAAGAGAGCTGTTGTTGATTTTTGAATTTTGCCTTGAATTCTGTGTACATAGAAGTACAACTACCAACctgtaagagaaaaaaaaagaatggcCAGGACGACAACATATTTCAGTCAAAAATTGATAACGTCGTGGGTTCCATAATAAAAATGTttggtttgatttgatttgattagaTTATTCATAGTGCAGGAATCGGAATTTGGCTATGTGCCCACTAAGCATCTCCCTCTAgaaaatttaatttcatcatGTGGGTTAATATTCTGTGCATCTTACAGTCTTTCAAAGTTGCTCATTAATCCATTGTACTGAGACTTATAAAATAAATGATTCTATAAGCATGGAATTTATGACATCCTTTCCCATTTTTCTGATCCTTTGGTATTATGACTACTTTACCTAGTTTGAAAAATATATTCAGTAACAGGTTCAACTTAATTATGAGTTTACCTAATCTATTTTGATTTAGCCACTAAAAATATATCTGATATATTTAAATTTGAGTCCCTATTTCACtaattttttatcaaaataaaatatcttAGTTTTGAGTTATAAACGTTATCcactaaaataaatatttttatttatttagatttcAAATCTTATTATAATTGGACTTTTTCTAAAATAGGAATCTACTATAATCATGCTCTCTCTTCAAATAGGAGTCTACTTAAACAAAGAGGCTAAAGCCTCATCAGGATGCTTTCTCTCAGAGTCTTTTATGCTACCCGAGCTGCAACCTAAGCAATTTAAAGACACATGAATAAGTTAATAAAAATGCAAATGAAGAGAAATACATGCATGTAATTATTCCAAAATCATAGCAAGATAATATATATTCCATATTTAATAATTAAGCTGAGCAATAATTGCAAAATTGAGCTCTTGATGTTACATTTGAAAAGTGTGTGGCCATCATCTTGAATTGAAAAAAATTGAGTTCGTTTGAGTTGGATTTGGAATAAACATTTGCCGTTGTTAGGGTTTTAGACTTTTAGTGCCCCATTTTGGTGATGCATCTGCCAACAAAAACGATTAAAACATGAAGGCAATGTTAGAGAGACTCGTGCATTCGCCTGACGTTCACGTCTACCTACTCTACATTTTCCAAaatttgagaatatatatatatattttttaattatcctTTATTTACAGCAAAACCCATTAAAATGAACATAAATATTTTTAGTTATCTGCAtgcttaatataacataaaatttacTACTATTTTTGGTAATTAAATGAGGGAGATCAAGTTTTCATAAATTATCTTAAATTCTGtttgttttatgaaaaatattttttcgaaAAATGTTTATTGTATTTTTTGGTGTTTGGAATActtgaaaaaattaattaaagaaaaatatttttctgaccaaagggaaaattaagtcatttttaaggaaaatgatttttattttttacaagagaaagtcatttttcgctttctaaatttttataattttattaaaatgtgaatacACTTAtgcatatataaaataaatatatataattaatttaatattacaactaaataatgtaaaatatttttataaaaaatattttttatatataaattatttttataaaaatatttttcatatataaattattttatgtaaaataaatggaacattagttttatattttatccatccactgaaccTCATGGAATGGTGAATGAATGAACTATTCATTTGGGTTTAAACCAGAGcttaagtttaatgaaggaagggaAAACCACAAGTCATTTGGGCCACATCTGAAACCTAGAGCACAAGATGACTCATCTCATCTAATTAAACTCTAAAAAGATTAGTCGAGTCTCAAGAGAAGTATATATGCGTTTTCAATACATAATATAATAATAACTAGGATATGTTACAGCTTTGTTTTCCAAGCACGTAATCCCATCCCTCACTTAACATTGAAAAGAATTCAATCTTCTGGTCCAGTAGAGGAACAAATCAGAAATAACCATGACTCTTCTCTCCAGTCCGTGTCCGTGAGCTGGTCTGCTCCTGAGAACAGTGTTATGAAGTTTAACAGGGATGCTGCCTAAGAAGAGTGCTATTGAAAAATGGTGCCCTGTGTCACGCACGTGATTGCATCGCTGCCATTGTAAGCACCCACGTGTTATGATCATCATACTCGTCTCACCATTACACGTGGCAAATTGCCAAACAAtagtttataaatataaaaataaaaaaattaaataattttgcaACATAGAATTATTGAGTTTCTATAATTACTCCAAAATTAGGTGTATTTATTGTGATGTagaaattaatttatgatattAGGTAATTAGTAATATactgaattaaatataaaaagttaGGAGATCACATGCTcatcaaataaattatatttttattaaattaaaatttgagtttaattttgaatgtatttaaaaaaaaaaaagagattataTAAAAAGTATTAGATTAATATCGCAACACATATACCAATATCTGAATCAGTTGGGTCCTcccaatatatattatttttttgaaaacGGGTCGTCCcagtattaattaataatatattttagaaAAGTGCATCCTAATTTCCCATAAATTTATTAGCTTTAGCCATCGAAATGGAGACAGATGCAGTTGATCAATCAGactcataatttaattgtaaaattaCAAGTCAATGACTTGAAGACCAAGTAATTACAGGtgctggaatcaattttggaagaATTTTCCCATTGACAGAACATGGATAGGAGAGCTGATATGAACATTATCCTGACGGGAATCATCTGCAGCAGGAAAACTATTTTGAGAATTGTCCATATCAACACTTAATTAATGTAATATTTAACgtctaaaattaaatatttaagatataaattttgtaaaattaaatatttattagtaatctaaaattaagaaatttgatATTTTCGCGCGCGAGTGATGTTTATGTAATGCAAAATTCTCTTCGAGCTGTgtttcaaaattttattgtttTTTGAAGAAAAGATAAATTTTAAGGTTTGATTATGTAAGAGCGTTCAGAAGTTATGGTGATGTGAATAAAGTAAAAGTTGCAGACGGTGGAAAGAAAACAGATTCAGGGAAGTTTCTTTGATTTGGCACAGGCAAGACTAGAGGCCAGAGTCTGCAAACTTTGACTGTGGAATGCAGATTCACACTCTTTTTTCTTACCCAAGCTCAAACTCGTCAACACGCAAGCATGGAGTAAGGACTGAGGACTGACTAAGAAGGAGGTCGTCGGTTCTGTGCCTTTTTATTGCGTAATGTCGTGTGTCCTCTTTCGTTAGATTTCCACGGATTTGACTTTCTTGTTGGTAATATTAACCCTTTATTGACAAAAAGGCTATCCCTCTTGTTCCTGGACCCACAAAAAGAAATTTTTGTTCTATAAAAGATGAAGTTAGGGAGGTGGGAGAGGCAACCTCATTATCATATTAAAGTATATTAATTAAGGAAATGTGAATGCGAAGTTAGATACCCTTGTTGCATATATGGAAAGCAATGTCGTGTACATGCTCATATGGTGGCTCGCATGTGGCCATTTAGACTTTTTGGCTTTATGATTTGATGATGTTTGAGAACGAATGAGTGTatgaaaattcttttttttttttttttttgtaatcctTGCTGCCCATGATTTTCCCATTaacaaatttcatttaaattgcGTCTCTAATTTGATTATTAGTTCATCACAATagcattatgagaaattaataatcTCCGACTATTATCATCTCCTTGTCACCATGtccatatatttttaattaatgtaaAATCGTTAAAAATTTTATGAGCCCATTTGCTACAATTTAATGTAAAGAGTTGAAAATGACTTTGGCATAGTGTTTACAACTTCTAGTGTTCTTCATTCACTTCAAATCAACCAAGATTAATATAGGCCTCGATTCACATTACAGCAAATCGGTGTGTCTAATGGGTGGTTAGCTCTGCTCTTGTCGTGGTCGATACTTGATAGTCCCCGGTCTAGCTTCCAATTTTCTTTGCAGAAACGTGGACCATAGTGCAGAGCAGTCTACCCTATCAAAGCCCCTTCATTTTAATATTAGCCACCATACGCTATGGCTTCTAAAGAAGAGAGAAATTCACCAACTACGTAGTCTTAGCCCAGATTCTCTTCATAAAAGAATTGTTTCAAAGTACATTTTCATTGAAATTCAAAGCTTTTATCATCTCCCCATTTGACGCCTCCCTCGTTTACGTCACCTGGGGTTTCTTTCGggttttctctcttcttcttgcATCTTTGTTGAGTCTACActtgtccctcttcaaatctttcttTATCACCAACATGTtgattttctctcttcttcttcttcttcttcttcattagtTTTCTGTTTCTTGCATTTCATATTGGGTTTCAGGTTTCTTCATAGAATTGGTTGTTCCTCTGTGTTCTTACATAATTTACTTGCATGCTGTTTTACATTAGTCCAAGTCCAAGATCTAAAACCCCTACATGGATCATGTAAGCAGAAGCTACGGTTCACAAACTCTTCCTCCAATCACAAATCCTAGTACCAGTACCTCAATCGTTGGCCCTCATTCACATTCTTCAGACACAAGTTTCCCCATTATAGCCATTGCCATCATAGGGATTTTAGCCACAGCTTTCTTGCTGGTCAGCTATTACTTCTATGTCATCAAATGCTGCCTCAACTGGCACCGCATCGATTTCCTAAGACAATTCTCTCTATCAAGAAACAGAAATCATGAAGACTCTCTGATGGGCTTCTCTCCCGCAACGGAGGCTCGTGGACTGGATGAGTCGGTGATAAGGTCAATCCCAATATTCAAGTTCAAGAAAGGAGGCAACAACAGTAGAGACTTTGGAGAAAGAAGTTTCTGTGAATGTGCAGTTTGCTTGAATGAGTTTGAAGAAGATGAGAAGTTGAGGATAATACCAAATTGTCGCCATGTTTTCCATATAGATTGCATTGATGTTTGGCTTCAAAATAATGCGAATTGCCCACTTTGCAGAAACAGCATCTCAACCACCACGAGATTCCCAACTGATCACGTTATAGCTCCAAGCTCTTCCCCACAAGATCCAAATCCTTACAGCGAAAGTGTCATTGGCGGAGATGAAGATTATGTTATTGAATTGGGTAATCATAATCCCACAGATCAAACCTTGCTTGCGGCACAGGAAAGATTGATGAATTCAGGAGAATTATCAGCACGTTCGATTAGCCCTTCCCCGTGGAGGAAATCAGAGCAGAGAGGATCAGCTCTTCACAAGAaaacaagaaaatttagtaaggtaTCTAGCATGGGAGATGAATGTATTGATATTAGAGGCAAAGATGATCAATTTGCAATTCAACCCATAAGGAGATCTTTTTCAATGGATTCATCAGCAGATCGGCAGCTATATTTATCAATTCAGGAGATTGTTCAGCAGAGCAGGCAAGTAATTACTGAAGTCAGTCCTATTGAAGGTTGTAGTAGCACTGGTAGACCAAGAAGAACTTTCTTTTCTTTTGGCCATAGTAGAGGATCAACAAGGTGTACAGTCTTACCTGTTTATTTGCAGCCATAAAGCCAATTAGatctttttttttcctctttaaaAGATATAGCGATTTTAGATTTGTTTATTAAAAGGCATAGGATTTTGGACATAAAAATATTCAATTAAAATCTCAAATTCTAATTTTATTTCACTGTTGGGTTTGTGCCATAGAGGCTGGGCCAATGTGTTCATAACAGCAATGATTGTGATCGTGATGGCTGAATGAAACTACCACTTTCTTGTGCTCCATGTTGAATGAATTTAgtggttgcttttttttttttaattccttttctttttattctttttttggtAAAAAATTGGAAAAAGTAGGGAGATGTCCCATCCATTGACCTTAAAGGTGAAGCGCGGTCCTCTTCAGTTGGTAATGGAGAaggaaaaaaattcaaataaaaaaaaaaaaaatagagagctCCCCCTTCCCTTGATTTAGATGTTAGAGAAAGGTAATTTTCAACTAATATTATGATGCCAATATCCACCAACTTGCTGTATGaataatgcaaaatgttggtgaAGGAGAAAGGTCTATCGTTTGTTCATGGTTGGTAATGGTTCCTGTGTTGTCCCATAACAACAAAGTATTCATCCAGGCTGTAGGCACCATGTACTAATCCAGCAACCAAATTATCACGTATTCTACATAGAGATTGTCCCTGTGAAATTATTCCCAAAGAATAGCATGATATTGAAAATTATGGAGGGTCCAACACTCCAACTCAGGGACAACGAAGAAGATGCAAAATGCAACCACTTCAaggcatcaaaactctattgacaaaaaaaaaaaaaagggattaaTGTCTTCCTGGTTGCAGAAATATACATGTGCATGCAGTCCGCACATTGGTTGTTGATCCCTTTGACAGTATAACTACATTACCCATGCCTTCAGTTTCATGTTCTGACATAACATTGTTTTTATTCATTTGTTGTGATGATCAGAGAAAATAAAATGTTAGAATAACAGTGCCTCCCCTTGTTGAATCTATGACGTAAAACTTTGTTAAGCCATGTGCTTCTATGTATGGGACTATGGGCAAGCCCATCTTTTCAATGAATCCAATGAATTCTTCTTCATAAGCACAAGGTTGTGTTTTTAACGGGCTTAGATTAAAGAGTTATTAtgaaagttttcattttttttttgcataATATTTTAAGAGTTTAATTTAGACTCTATTTAATTTAACAGTAGTGATTAACTCGGCTGTGAACAGTTAACAGTCTCTCAACTATTTATAATCaatgattataattaattataaagtgtttaataatttagtcaTTAAAATAACAGTCAAActgtaaaatattatataacttGATAAAGGGATATTAGAATTGATAAAGGGATATTAgatttgataaaaataaattttattatttatatcatttataattatgttttttattatttaaattaattttataatttatataaatttaaaatttctaatcttatttgtatttaattttcacttaattaaatttttttatataatctaaaattaattgactattaaaaaattaatttattgaaaatcCTTTTCTATCATGATTCTATCATATATaacttaataaataaaatagatatattttaaaataaaaaattatatttacaaTGATAATTCAACTATAGTAAAATAATCAACAATATTATAATTAAGAGTTTTAATGATAATCAattatagtaaaacatttcatatttaATAGGAAAACCACCCACCaaaataaatttcaaatcaaaCAATAAATGTGTGAAGATCACTCTGATCAAGGTTGAGCACATTAAACAATACAAATGCCCGTCTTGCAGCAACAAGAGAGCACAGCCCTGATATTTGTAGGTGGGGTGAGCCCTCACCTCTGTTCTTCCATCATGTTCTTGTCATTAAACTATTTAGTTAGGTTGTCTATGTTGGCACAGCATATTAGTCGGAGTCTCCCAAGAGAAAAGCTGGGGTGATTGTTTCTTCAGTGGATGAATTGATTGACAAGCTTAACAATGAACCTCATGTCAATTGATTATTGAGTtatttaactaatttttaattgaaattacctGTGCTAATTAGTCAATGTTTCTAAACAACAATTAGCATTGTATGCTAGCTTCCCAGCTGAGCGAAAATAATTTCTTTTGACGCAAAGTTGAACAAATTAAATTTAGTTGAATAAAGTTGGAGTGAGATGGAACAAAGTGGTTGATTATTAATTTAGGGGAGCAAATTACACATATGTGAGCCACTGGGTCAAAAAAATCTGCTAGTTGAACAGTCTCCTGCCATGTGATATCAATGATTCAATAACAGTTTTCTttttgtaagaaaaaaaaaaaatgttttcaaAAGGGGATTACAGATGCACGACGCTACGGTTGTTTTAAGCTGATGTAATTTTTGAaatattccatcaaaatcaaataataaaaagaaagaaaaaataaaaagtcTGTGATTGTGGGCTGGTGGGAGCAGCCCAGGATGACCCTAGAGGCTGGAGGTTCAAGCCAAGACGTAATTGGGCTGGTACTGGTTAATAAATCAGCAAATTCGTTCCTTGAAAAGCGACGCGGCGGCGCGCTGCCCAATCTTGATTGATTCTTTTTACGTGTTCTAAACTTATTGGCCCTTCTTTTCCCATGCGTCCCCTTTATGTCAGCCCCaaaatttaattcagtttaatTTCCTAAAAAAAGCTCATAATTTCTTCTTATCTTTGTTTTGAAGGGGGGAAAAAACCCTAGTCCGAATTGATCTATTTACTTTATACAAAATCCAGAATTCCTCCCATAAGACATGGATTCATTAGAGGACGATTGTTGTTGGGATTTTCTTGATTATAACTTCATCGAGGAAACCACGACTTCTTCTGATTTCTTATGGCCTAATAATCACAGGTATTTTATGTTTCTAGTCGTTGATTCAATGCTTTcaattcctttaatttttattttcaacttTTCATTTAGGGCTTTTTTTTAAACCTCAATCATGGATTAGCATATACGATTTCGTTAATCATTAATTTTTGCTCCATATAAATTAGTCAATCCTAATGGTTTTCGCGCGATAATTTTCATTTACGAGATTCAATTCAGGTCTTCATTTCAcataattgaagaagaaaaagcaGAAGCATAAAAAAGTTGAGAAATTTTTTGTATGTGATAAGCTTGTCCAAAGATATATGAGATTTTCCCTCTTGTGCTTTTGAAGTATTAACCGGGTGATTgtggattttatatatatatatataataatataatttatttgatcATCGATATTTGCAGTGGTGGCGTGGATATTGATTTTTCATCTGGTGGTGCTGTGGCGCAAGAAAAACAGTGCACAAGAAAGAGGTATTATTTTGCATTTCCATATTCCTATATTTCATGTTTCAGTTACTGAAATATTTTTACGGAGCACATTTAGGCTgttaattttgtattttaattttagaactcCTCGTCCTGTTTTTTTTTAGCAACAGTATATGTGTAGGAATTTAGGGGCTGCTTAATTCAGGTGTTGTAAAATCACAAGGCTCCTTCTAGTGTGTGACGTCTATTATTAATTTGCTGTCTTTGGCAATAAACTTTTATAAGATTGCCTCACAACTGACTCACACTATTGAAATGTTGCAAATAGGACTTGTTAAAAATTTGTTCCTAGTTTCTTGCAAAAAGAATAAGGGAAGAGAAAAAAAGCAGTCACTAGTAGCTGTGCCAATCTGTGGTTTCTCACGTGTTTTCTCTTAAATCCAGTAGAGTATTCAATTTATGAATTTTGGTTTGTTCATCCAGTAATATTGCTTCCAATAATCCTGGGAATGTTAAAGTTCAAAGTATCTAATGCAGCACTTACATTTGGGTTTTTTAGTTAGCAAATGAGCTGGCAATAATTTTCCCCATTTTTTCCTTTGCTATTAATGAGATGTTCCCTTCACATCATTTTTTTATAAggttttcataataatttttctGTTGATAATACACAGGGGACACAGTGATTCTTGCAGCAAGCCAAGGACCAAAGCTTGCCGTGAGAAGTTGCGGAGGGAGAGATTAAATGACAGGCATGCTTCTTGTTGGATTAGATTCTTTCTTTATATGATGGTTTTCTTTGCTTAAGTATACAATTGAATGCAATTAATACTGAAAACGTAGTTTACATCAGAAATCTAGAGTGGGTTAGTTTTTGATAAGGTATAAATACTTTCATATTTGCAAATTTGTAGCATACTACTGATGTGCTGCTATTATTGGTGTTTTGACATCAATTTTGCCTCTTTCCTCGTAGACATAAGTTAATGGGTATCTTTTGACAGGTTGGATTTACCATGCTTGCAGGTTTCAGGATTTGAGCTCTGTTTTGGAGCCTGGGAGACCTGCCAGAACTGACAAACCGGCCATTCTTGACGATGCTGTTAGAGTTCTAAATCAATTGAAAACTGAAGCTCAGGAGCTCAAAGAAACAAATGAAAAGCTACGGGAAGAAATAAAAACTTTGAAGGTAGTTATTTCCAAAGCATATTGAAGTGCAATGGTAGCTACTTTttgaagccttttttttttttttttctgtacgaAAACATGATAAACTAATACCAATTTGACTCTGTATGCTTTGGAGTGGTTGCCTTGGATGAGATTATACTCATGTAGCTCATTCTTCATTGTTATGAGTAGCAGCTTTCTAAATTTTGTGGCCTTGCAACAGGCTGAGAAGAATGAACTTCGTGAAGAGAAACTCACACTGAAGGCAGATAAAGAAAGGATGGAGCAACAATTAAAGGTTATGGCTGTTCCACCTTCTGGATTCATGCCAGCCCATCCTGCAGCTTATCATGCTGGAGTGAACAAGATGGCAGTTTTTCCAAGCTATGGTCTGATACCAATGTGGCAATTACCTCCAGCTTCCCGTGATACATCACGTGACCATGAGTACTGGCCCCCTGctgcataattttttttcttttgttctcTCTCTGACTCTGTTCCTGTCCAATTAATTTTCTGTCTACAATTAGATGCTTTCTTCTAGAGTTGTCCAACAATTTTTGTCAGTTCAATTGTAAATATAACTGCTTTTTTACCAACTGGTTTAGACATTTGACAATTGGCTAATGCGTTGTCGGAGATTAACAAGAAATGTAGTTAGATGGCAATTATTTTCTTAAATGAATTGTTCTGCCGTTGATTGTTGATCTTGAAGAAATTCACATTTCTAAAATATGGAATTTTTCAAGATGATACCTTCTGTGGCAGATCTCTGAATACAGCCATCTGGAATTGTCAATATGATAGATGTTAACCAGTTGGGTATTATTACCCTATAATTCGATGGAATGTACATGTTATTGAATATTGATCCCTTTATCTGAGAAATGATTTGACATCAAGGATCGCCTGGTGTTGTTTTACTG
The Hevea brasiliensis isolate MT/VB/25A 57/8 chromosome 15, ASM3005281v1, whole genome shotgun sequence genome window above contains:
- the LOC110669180 gene encoding transcription factor bHLH104 codes for the protein MDSLEDDCCWDFLDYNFIEETTTSSDFLWPNNHSGGVDIDFSSGGAVAQEKQCTRKRGHSDSCSKPRTKACREKLRRERLNDRFQDLSSVLEPGRPARTDKPAILDDAVRVLNQLKTEAQELKETNEKLREEIKTLKAEKNELREEKLTLKADKERMEQQLKVMAVPPSGFMPAHPAAYHAGVNKMAVFPSYGLIPMWQLPPASRDTSRDHEYWPPAA
- the LOC110669179 gene encoding RING-H2 finger protein ATL16, which produces MDHVSRSYGSQTLPPITNPSTSTSIVGPHSHSSDTSFPIIAIAIIGILATAFLLVSYYFYVIKCCLNWHRIDFLRQFSLSRNRNHEDSLMGFSPATEARGLDESVIRSIPIFKFKKGGNNSRDFGERSFCECAVCLNEFEEDEKLRIIPNCRHVFHIDCIDVWLQNNANCPLCRNSISTTTRFPTDHVIAPSSSPQDPNPYSESVIGGDEDYVIELGNHNPTDQTLLAAQERLMNSGELSARSISPSPWRKSEQRGSALHKKTRKFSKVSSMGDECIDIRGKDDQFAIQPIRRSFSMDSSADRQLYLSIQEIVQQSRQVITEVSPIEGCSSTGRPRRTFFSFGHSRGSTRCTVLPVYLQP